From Pseudomonas putida, one genomic window encodes:
- a CDS encoding DUF2599 domain-containing protein, translating to MKDMKTGFASAVIVPLFFFTTIADAATCEGVAREITNWYSDTRSTCGVDPAVDCSGVMLRATHRWDERSGNPEKIPAPTDPLKYYVWNPSPASVQSGGVSVSWMRSDRIAFKDPGLSANNGIIFTPRQFVNDRKKKLNVVCAFPIDAWTDFRSGRGCLDNSRTVEVEDSCQALGVNNATNWTQHYNSLNASSRNSRHRKQCGFSLHRNLTRAQRTQAFEHFIAARQAIADTPEAKEIQTELRVVTWEKDKAPVAAFFYSIQTGKKQAMKNQFDYYQQTGRWVPVIKMDFPRDANSRAGFSCEADAQHRDLPRPINKTSPAGYIQSATWIQRDDPHLGNGVWTLSVTPTAHARTIGADETEAMYAELLRKYGDDPRWSGDKYGGGMRRQLVCHLAGTNNGRPIRNKPTYNLEPVRPDASHRQSIAEGCNTWPAVPYL from the coding sequence ATGAAAGACATGAAAACCGGGTTTGCCTCGGCCGTTATAGTACCTCTGTTTTTCTTTACCACAATTGCTGACGCTGCGACATGCGAAGGTGTTGCCAGGGAAATTACTAACTGGTATTCCGACACAAGATCGACGTGCGGTGTAGATCCGGCAGTCGACTGCAGTGGCGTCATGTTAAGGGCTACTCATCGATGGGATGAAAGGTCAGGTAACCCTGAAAAAATCCCCGCGCCCACGGATCCACTTAAATACTACGTTTGGAATCCCAGCCCCGCATCGGTGCAATCCGGAGGCGTATCGGTGTCCTGGATGCGGAGTGACCGTATCGCCTTTAAAGATCCGGGCTTGAGCGCAAATAACGGGATCATATTTACGCCACGCCAATTCGTTAACGATAGGAAAAAAAAATTGAATGTAGTCTGTGCGTTTCCGATCGACGCCTGGACAGACTTTCGAAGTGGAAGAGGATGCTTGGATAATTCGCGCACTGTAGAAGTGGAAGATAGCTGCCAAGCGCTGGGGGTCAACAATGCTACGAATTGGACCCAACACTACAATTCATTAAACGCGAGTAGCCGCAATTCGCGGCATAGAAAACAATGTGGCTTTAGCCTGCACAGGAACCTGACACGTGCACAGCGCACGCAGGCGTTTGAACACTTCATTGCTGCCCGCCAAGCAATCGCCGATACCCCAGAGGCGAAGGAGATACAGACAGAGTTGCGCGTTGTCACCTGGGAAAAGGACAAAGCTCCAGTAGCAGCCTTTTTCTACAGCATTCAAACTGGGAAAAAGCAAGCAATGAAAAACCAGTTTGACTATTACCAGCAGACCGGGCGATGGGTGCCGGTAATCAAAATGGACTTCCCGCGGGACGCAAATAGCAGAGCGGGGTTCTCCTGCGAGGCTGACGCGCAGCATCGAGACCTGCCGCGACCGATCAACAAGACTTCTCCCGCGGGCTACATTCAGAGCGCAACATGGATCCAGCGTGACGATCCTCATTTGGGTAATGGCGTCTGGACGCTATCGGTTACCCCCACGGCGCATGCACGAACCATAGGAGCGGATGAAACTGAAGCCATGTATGCAGAACTGCTGAGAAAATATGGTGATGATCCACGTTGGAGCGGTGACAAGTATGGTGGCGGCATGCGCAGGCAACTGGTCTGTCATTTGGCCGGTACTAACAACGGTCGACCAATACGAAATAAACCAACATATAACCTGGAGCCGGTGCGACCCGATGCCAGCCATCGGCAATCTATAGCTGAAGGGTGCAATACTTGGCCGGCAGTCCCCTACCTGTAA
- a CDS encoding DMT family transporter: MSVFSKASVASAATTSLFVLLWSSGAIVSKLGLAHASPFAFLLLRSALALAGLLLIGPLLGLRWPRTGGAMLRALGTGCVLLGAYQIFYLLALNTHVTPGVMATVMGVQPILTVVLMERQRSWSRLFGLGLGLGGLVMVVYQGINLGGVSLAGMLFALLALASMTFGSILQKRITDNPMGTLPLQYLAGFAMCAVFAPLQPLHIEWASSFIGALLWMGLVVSLLATLLLYRLIAKGNLVNVTSLFYLVPAVTAVMDFLIFGNRLAPLSLLGMGLIVVGLLFVFGKPASRLARA, translated from the coding sequence ATGTCTGTCTTTTCCAAAGCTAGCGTGGCCTCTGCGGCTACTACCAGCCTGTTCGTCCTGCTGTGGAGCAGTGGCGCCATCGTTTCCAAACTCGGCCTGGCCCATGCCAGCCCTTTCGCCTTCCTGCTGTTGCGCTCGGCGCTGGCCCTGGCCGGGTTGTTGCTGATCGGCCCGTTGCTGGGCCTGCGCTGGCCGCGTACCGGGGGGGCGATGTTGCGGGCCCTGGGCACCGGCTGCGTGCTGCTTGGTGCCTACCAGATCTTCTACCTGCTGGCGCTCAATACCCATGTCACCCCTGGTGTGATGGCCACGGTAATGGGTGTGCAACCGATTCTCACCGTCGTGCTGATGGAGCGCCAGCGCTCGTGGAGCCGGCTGTTTGGCCTGGGCCTTGGGCTTGGCGGGCTGGTGATGGTGGTCTATCAGGGCATCAATCTCGGCGGCGTGTCGCTGGCCGGGATGCTGTTTGCCTTGCTGGCGCTGGCCAGCATGACTTTCGGCTCGATCCTGCAGAAGCGCATCACCGACAACCCCATGGGCACCCTGCCGCTGCAGTACCTGGCGGGGTTTGCCATGTGTGCGGTGTTCGCGCCGTTGCAGCCGCTGCACATTGAGTGGGCCAGCAGTTTTATCGGTGCGCTGCTGTGGATGGGGTTGGTGGTTTCGCTGCTGGCGACCTTGCTGCTGTACCGGCTGATCGCCAAGGGCAACCTGGTCAATGTCACCAGCCTGTTCTACCTGGTGCCGGCGGTTACTGCGGTGATGGATTTCTTGATTTTCGGCAACCGCCTGGCACCGCTCAGCCTGCTGGGCATGGGGCTCATCGTGGTCGGTTTGCTGTTCGTGTTCGGCAAGCCTGCCAGTCGTCTGGCCCGAGCCTAG
- a CDS encoding DUF4265 domain-containing protein — protein sequence MPPEQTPAYKIVLWRLEQDAQGYPPASVEGLWAKRTAAGYQVDSLPFYAYGIAPGDTISISEEGEQSWFEGLLRSGGASVFRILVKTAGDLEQVRAALEEFGCTSEVEKAVRMLAVEVPPSRSLDTLLYYLLTQREAGNLDFEEGVLRHPIPEEFR from the coding sequence ATGCCCCCCGAGCAAACCCCAGCCTACAAGATCGTGCTCTGGCGCCTGGAGCAGGATGCCCAAGGCTATCCACCCGCATCGGTCGAAGGCCTGTGGGCAAAACGCACCGCGGCTGGCTACCAGGTCGACAGCCTCCCGTTCTATGCCTACGGCATCGCACCCGGCGATACCATCAGCATCAGCGAAGAGGGCGAGCAATCCTGGTTCGAAGGCTTGCTGCGCAGTGGCGGCGCTTCGGTATTTCGCATTCTTGTGAAAACAGCCGGCGACCTTGAGCAGGTGCGTGCAGCACTCGAAGAGTTCGGCTGCACCAGCGAAGTCGAAAAAGCGGTCAGGATGCTGGCCGTCGAAGTCCCGCCCTCGCGCTCACTCGACACCCTGCTCTACTACCTGCTGACACAGCGCGAGGCCGGCAACCTGGACTTCGAGGAAGGCGTGCTGCGCCACCCCATCCCCGAAGAGTTTCGCTGA